The nucleotide window GGGATACGTCGCGCGCTCCCCGGCGGGCACGGCTCGTACCCAAACGTTACAAAAACCCGGTCGCGTGCGGAGCCGGTGTCACGCCACGCCGTTCTTCTTGAACCAGGCTTGCAGGCGCGTCCACCCGTCTTCGGCCGCGTCCTTCTTGTAGCTCGGGCGGTAGTCCGCGTAGAACGCGTGCGGGGCGTCCGGATACAGCACGATCTCGCTCGGCTTGTTCGCCTTCTTTAGCGCCGCCCGCATCGCCTCCACGTCCTTGACCGGGATGCCGGTGTCCTTCTCCCCGTACAGCCCCAGCACCGGGGCCGCGAGGTCGCCCGCCAAATCGATCGGGAACTTCGGCTGGAGTTCGGTTGCCTTTCCGGCGGCGGTCAGCCGCCCGTACCACGCGACCCCGGCCTTGAGTTCCTTGCTGTGGGCCGCGTAGAGCCACACGATGCGCCCGCCCCAGCAGAACCCGGTGATGCCCAGCTTGGCCGTGTCGCCGTTGCCGTCCTTCTTGGCCCACGCGACCGTCGCGTCGAGGTCGCCCATCACCTGACTGTCGGGCACCTTCGAGACCACCTTCATGATCCCGTCCCGCTCCAGCTTCGACACGTCGCCCTGGCGGGCGTACAGTTCGGGAGCGATGGCGAGGTAGCCGAGCTTGGCCAACCGGCGGCAGATGTCCTTGATGTGCTCGTGGACGCCGAAGATCTCCTGCACCACGAGCACGGTCGGGAACGGTCCGCCCTTGTTCGGTGCGGCCCGGTACGCCGGCACGGTGCCGTCTTTGACCGGGATTTTCACCTCCCCGGCGGTCAGGTCCTTGGCGTCGGTGGTGATCGTCTCCGCGGCGACCGGCTGAGTTGAAAGGGCGAACCCGGCGGCGAGCGTCGTTACGGTGAACGCGCGGCGGCTGATCGGCATTTCGTCCGGCATGTTCCGATTCCTTGGCGGTTGGGAGAACCGGCCCCGCCCCGACAGCGGGCTCCGGCGGTTCGTAATCGCGTTGCTGAAGCGGCCACTCAGAAGGATCGTATCCGGGGGAAGAAGATCCGGTATCTCGCGGGCGCTACGTTTCTGGGCCGAGTCCGGACTTGACCGGGCGATCAACACGCGCCGCCCCGGGCTCGGAGACCAAACCCGCCGCGGCCGATGTCACTCCACGAAGACGAACTCCTTCGCGTTGAACAGCACGTGCGCGAGGTCGGCCCACGCCTTCGG belongs to Gemmata obscuriglobus and includes:
- a CDS encoding dienelactone hydrolase family protein; protein product: MPDEMPISRRAFTVTTLAAGFALSTQPVAAETITTDAKDLTAGEVKIPVKDGTVPAYRAAPNKGGPFPTVLVVQEIFGVHEHIKDICRRLAKLGYLAIAPELYARQGDVSKLERDGIMKVVSKVPDSQVMGDLDATVAWAKKDGNGDTAKLGITGFCWGGRIVWLYAAHSKELKAGVAWYGRLTAAGKATELQPKFPIDLAGDLAAPVLGLYGEKDTGIPVKDVEAMRAALKKANKPSEIVLYPDAPHAFYADYRPSYKKDAAEDGWTRLQAWFKKNGVA